A window from Triticum aestivum cultivar Chinese Spring chromosome 6D, IWGSC CS RefSeq v2.1, whole genome shotgun sequence encodes these proteins:
- the LOC123145246 gene encoding formate dehydrogenase 2, mitochondrial, whose product MAMRNATQQVVRALEPSLTRSLHASPGSKKIVGVFYKGGEYAGQNPNFVGCVENALGIRSWLESQGHQYIVTDDKDGPNCELEKHIADAHVLITTPFHPAYVSADRIRRGKNLELLLTAGIGSDHIELPAAAAAGLTVAEVTGSNTVSVAEDQLMRILVLMRNFLPGHHQAISGEWDLAGIAHRAYDLEGKTVGTVGAGRIGKLLLQRLKPFGCNLLYHDRLRVDAALEEELGAAFEEDLDAMLPKCDVVVLNMPLTEKTKGMFNKEKIAKMKKGVIIVNNARGAIMDTQAVADACKSGHIAGYGGDVWYPQPAPKEHPWRYMPNNAMTPHISGTTIDGQLRYAAGVKDMLERYFKGQDFPEPNYIVKEGKLASQYQ is encoded by the exons ATGGCCATGAGGAACGCGACGCAGCAGGTGGTCCGGGCCTTGGAGCCGTCACTCACCAGGAGCCTTCAT GCGTCCCCGGGCAGCAAGAAGATCGTGGGCGTGTTCTACAAGGGCGGCGAGTACGCGGGGCAGAACCCCAACTTCGTGGGGTGCGTGGAGAACGCGCTGGGCATCCGCAGCTGGCTcgagtcgcagggccaccagtacATCGTCACCGACGACAAGGACGGCCCCAACTGCG AGCTGGAGAAGCACATCGCGGACGCGCACGTGCTCATCACCACGCCGTTCCACCCGGCGTACGTGAGCGCGGACCGGATCAGGCGCGGCAAGAACCTGGAGCTGCTCCTCACGGCCGGGATCGGCTCCGACCACATCgagttgccggcggcggcggccgcggggcTGACCGTCGCCGAGGTCACGGGCAGCAACACGGTGTCGGTGGCGGAGGACCAGCTGATGCGCATCCTGGTCCTCATGCGCAACTTCCTGCCGGGCCACCACCAGGCCATCAGCGGGGAGTGGGACCTCGCCGGCATCGCGCACCGGGCCTACGACCTGGAGGGCAAGACGGTGGGCACCGTCGGCGCCGGCCGCATCGGGAAGCTGCTGCTCCAGCGCCTCAAGCCATTCGGCTGCAACCTGCTCTACCACGACAGGCTCCgcgtcgacgccgcgctggagGAGGAGCTCGGCGCCGCCTTCGAGGAGGACCTCGACGCCATGCTGCCCAAGTGCGACGTCGTCGTGCTCAACATGCCACTCACCGAGAAAACAAA GGGcatgttcaacaaggagaagatcgcCAAGATGAAGAAAGGCGTCATCATCGTGAACAATGCTCGTGGAGCAATCATGGACACGCAGGCAGTGGCAGACGCTTGCAAGAGTGGGCACATCGCTG GATACGGCGGCGACGTGTGGTACCCGCAGCCGGCGCCCAAGGAGCACCCGTGGAGGTACATGCCCAACAACGCCATGACCCCGCACATCTCCGGCACCACCATTGACGGCCAG CTGAGGTACGCGGCCGGTGTGAAGGACATGCTGGAGAGGTACTTCAAGGGGCAGGACTTCCCGGAGCCCAACTACATTGTCAAGGAAGGCAAGCTCGCCAGCCAGTACCAGTGA